From a single Bryobacter aggregatus MPL3 genomic region:
- a CDS encoding ATP-binding protein, which produces MVGHVYGRFRTNDVDLALSESPAVVLLGPRQCGKTTMALVKQDLSDQEVIYLDLEDPEDARKLDDPSTFFASTEGRLVIIDEVQRMPALFPILRSVIDKRRRKGIRTNQFLLLGSSTLTLSRQASESLAGRVIYLDLQPFHYLEVADTGDVHLDHHWLYGGFPESYFPFDVDRSYRWRKSFIRTYLERDIQLFGMQVPIETLRNFWTMLAHHQGGEFNSSRMATALGISSVTVSRYLDLMQELFLVRKLPPWRLNVGKRLTKSHKVYVRDSGITHALLELRTFDQVLGHPVAGFSWEGYVIDNVIALLGEDAPVSFYRTSNGAEIDLILNFSPTDRVAIEIKRNLAPKLSKGFHIGAKDIGATEKYLVYPGTDTYKIDDQTWALPFPELMRRLAARRSHEAPPKLEALRK; this is translated from the coding sequence ATGGTTGGACACGTTTATGGACGGTTCAGAACCAATGACGTTGATCTTGCCCTGAGTGAATCTCCTGCGGTGGTTCTGCTAGGACCTCGGCAATGCGGCAAGACCACGATGGCTCTGGTGAAGCAGGACCTCTCGGACCAGGAAGTCATCTATCTGGATTTGGAAGATCCGGAAGATGCACGGAAACTCGACGATCCCTCTACGTTTTTTGCGTCCACTGAGGGTAGGCTCGTCATCATCGACGAGGTCCAACGGATGCCGGCCTTGTTCCCCATCCTGCGCAGCGTGATCGATAAACGGCGGCGCAAGGGGATCCGGACGAATCAGTTTCTGTTGCTCGGCTCCTCGACGCTGACCTTGTCCCGGCAGGCTTCAGAATCGCTCGCCGGGCGCGTGATCTACCTCGACCTGCAGCCGTTTCATTACTTGGAAGTTGCCGATACCGGAGACGTCCACCTCGATCATCATTGGCTCTATGGCGGCTTTCCGGAGAGCTATTTTCCGTTTGACGTCGATCGCAGCTATCGCTGGCGGAAGTCCTTTATCCGCACCTACCTGGAGCGCGATATCCAGCTCTTTGGGATGCAAGTGCCGATCGAGACGCTTCGGAACTTTTGGACCATGCTCGCGCACCATCAAGGTGGAGAGTTCAATAGCTCCCGGATGGCGACAGCATTGGGAATTTCGAGTGTGACCGTGTCGCGCTATCTCGATCTGATGCAGGAATTGTTTCTCGTGCGCAAGTTGCCGCCCTGGCGCTTAAATGTGGGCAAGCGCTTGACGAAATCACATAAGGTCTATGTCCGGGATAGCGGCATCACGCATGCCTTGCTCGAGCTTCGCACTTTTGACCAGGTGCTGGGACATCCGGTAGCTGGCTTTAGCTGGGAAGGTTATGTGATCGACAATGTGATCGCCCTGCTTGGTGAGGACGCACCGGTGAGCTTCTACCGCACCTCAAACGGCGCGGAGATTGATTTGATTCTGAACTTCTCGCCAACGGATCGGGTGGCGATTGAGATCAAGCGCAACCTGGCCCCCAAGCTTTCCAAGGGCTTCCATATCGGCGCGAAGGACATTGGGGCAACCGAGAAGTACCTGGTGTATCCGGGCACGGACACCTATAAGATTGACGATCAGACCTGGGCGTTGCCGTTTCCGGAGTTGATGCGTAGGCTGGCCGCCAGGCGATCCCATGAGGCGCCTCCTAAGCTCGAAGCGCTGCGCAAGTAA
- a CDS encoding tRNA-(ms[2]io[6]A)-hydroxylase, whose product MAADFLTSLDSLPLHSRTPLAWGATALSDPIALLIDHAFLEKKACNNAMELMTRWPDEWQTGWVETMTSVARDEAAHLAQVTRMLIRRGGRLDRTHKSDYASALRMLVRKGSTSDTIDRLFISALIEARSCERFAILAASAPDEDLAAFYKALFSSELGHYKVFLKLAFKMTDKATAEARWQQMLAAEAKILAQQPPGPRIHSGHGS is encoded by the coding sequence GTGGCTGCGGATTTTCTCACTTCTCTCGACTCGCTTCCCCTCCATTCGCGAACTCCGCTGGCCTGGGGCGCCACCGCTCTCAGCGATCCGATTGCCCTCCTCATTGACCACGCTTTTCTCGAAAAGAAAGCCTGCAACAACGCGATGGAGTTGATGACGCGCTGGCCGGACGAATGGCAAACCGGTTGGGTCGAAACGATGACGTCTGTGGCCCGCGACGAAGCGGCTCACCTCGCCCAGGTCACCCGCATGCTCATCCGTCGCGGCGGCCGTCTCGACCGTACCCACAAAAGCGATTACGCGAGCGCCCTCCGCATGCTGGTTCGCAAAGGCAGCACCAGCGACACCATCGATCGCCTCTTCATCTCTGCTCTCATTGAAGCCCGCTCCTGCGAACGCTTCGCCATCCTCGCCGCCAGCGCTCCGGACGAAGATCTGGCCGCCTTCTATAAAGCGCTCTTCTCCTCAGAACTCGGACACTATAAAGTCTTCCTGAAGCTCGCTTTCAAGATGACCGACAAGGCCACTGCCGAAGCGCGCTGGCAGCAGATGCTGGCCGCCGAAGCAAAGATTCTTGCGCAACAGCCTCCCGGCCCGCGCATCCACTCCGGCCATGGATCTTAG
- the rhmD gene encoding L-rhamnonate dehydratase, whose product MGLPFIRSIRAYTVRGGGGDYHDQASGHWIDGQVATPMSKYPEYRQTRRSFGLNVLGSLVVVVEASDGSVGFGVSTGGDIGCFIVEEHLSRFVIGKPVDAMELIWDQMFHATLFYGRKGIVLSAISAVDLALWDLLGQVRREPVYQLLGGPVREEIEFYATGVRPDIAKELGFLGGKMPLRFGPSDGDAGLRQNLEALARVRDKVGDAFWLMLDCWMGLDLDYAVALGTEGRKLGLKWIEECLPPDDYWGYAELKKRVPRGLLVTTGEHEATRWGFRMLVEMECCDIIQPDVGWCGGLTELLQITKLAAERGLLVIPHGSSVYSYHFVVTQQCSPFAEFLMMSPGADVLVPMFSPLLLDEPVPVGGRLRVPDRPGFGVRLNPEVKLIRPVSCNR is encoded by the coding sequence ATGGGTCTTCCCTTCATTCGTAGCATTCGCGCTTATACCGTTCGGGGCGGCGGTGGAGATTATCATGACCAGGCATCCGGACATTGGATCGATGGCCAAGTGGCGACGCCGATGAGCAAGTACCCCGAGTATCGCCAGACCCGGCGGAGCTTTGGCTTGAATGTGCTCGGTTCCCTGGTGGTCGTCGTTGAGGCGAGCGATGGGAGCGTGGGATTTGGGGTCTCCACCGGCGGCGACATTGGTTGCTTCATTGTCGAAGAACACTTGTCTCGCTTTGTGATCGGAAAGCCTGTCGATGCAATGGAATTGATCTGGGATCAGATGTTCCATGCCACCTTGTTCTATGGGCGCAAGGGGATCGTCCTGAGTGCGATTTCTGCTGTGGATCTCGCGCTTTGGGATCTGCTCGGCCAGGTACGCCGCGAGCCGGTTTATCAGTTACTGGGCGGTCCGGTTCGCGAGGAGATCGAGTTCTATGCGACCGGAGTTCGACCGGATATTGCCAAGGAGCTGGGATTTCTTGGAGGCAAGATGCCACTTCGCTTTGGCCCGAGCGATGGGGATGCGGGGCTGCGGCAGAATCTTGAGGCACTCGCCCGGGTTCGCGACAAAGTGGGCGATGCCTTTTGGTTGATGCTCGATTGCTGGATGGGCCTCGATCTCGACTATGCCGTTGCGTTGGGGACGGAGGGCCGGAAGCTTGGCCTGAAGTGGATTGAAGAGTGTTTGCCGCCCGATGATTATTGGGGCTATGCAGAGCTGAAGAAACGGGTGCCGCGGGGCTTGCTGGTGACGACTGGGGAGCATGAGGCGACACGTTGGGGCTTTCGCATGCTGGTGGAAATGGAGTGTTGCGACATCATTCAGCCCGATGTGGGTTGGTGCGGCGGATTGACTGAGCTGTTGCAGATCACGAAGTTGGCGGCCGAGCGGGGCCTGCTGGTGATTCCGCATGGTTCGTCTGTTTATAGCTATCACTTTGTGGTGACACAGCAGTGCAGTCCGTTTGCCGAGTTCCTCATGATGTCGCCGGGAGCGGATGTGCTAGTGCCGATGTTTTCTCCTTTATTGCTCGATGAGCCTGTGCCTGTGGGGGGACGATTGCGGGTGCCGGATCGTCCGGGCTTTGGCGTGCGGCTGAATCCGGAGGTGAAATTGATCCGCCCGGTATCATGCAATCGATGA
- a CDS encoding HEAT repeat domain-containing protein encodes MNWLRWIQAGAIATTILVSGQQADLDMHFEREDLTFSLHEPILASLRVSNRSSQSLKVDFGAGYREAFRLSVIEPDGQRRALPPYPIQEGMTEVGQEEIASGKSYTRMMILNEWLGFTTPGIYQLSVALPEIRASAEIRITILARDARRLNKVCAELAQAALKTDDFGEALLLTRALGFAVDPEAVPYLQKVASKNDGLTPLAVEGLIRIGNRNAVDALQDLAGHPSASIATIARGGLGMIRHNTKDASLKKVIDRFLANEVRL; translated from the coding sequence ATGAACTGGCTTCGATGGATCCAGGCCGGAGCGATTGCCACCACAATCCTCGTTTCCGGACAACAGGCCGACCTCGACATGCATTTCGAGCGTGAGGATCTGACCTTCAGTTTGCACGAACCTATTCTCGCTTCTCTTCGGGTTAGCAACCGCAGCAGTCAAAGTCTCAAGGTCGATTTTGGCGCAGGCTATCGCGAGGCTTTTCGGTTGAGCGTGATCGAACCCGATGGACAGAGGCGAGCGCTACCGCCCTATCCAATTCAAGAAGGAATGACAGAAGTTGGCCAGGAAGAGATTGCGTCTGGAAAGAGCTATACCCGGATGATGATCCTGAATGAATGGCTGGGGTTTACTACACCTGGTATCTATCAGTTGAGCGTTGCGTTGCCTGAGATTAGAGCGTCCGCTGAAATCCGCATCACCATCCTTGCTCGCGATGCCCGCCGTTTGAACAAGGTTTGTGCGGAACTCGCGCAGGCTGCGCTCAAGACCGATGATTTTGGCGAGGCGCTGCTCTTGACTCGCGCGCTTGGGTTTGCTGTCGACCCCGAAGCGGTGCCCTACCTGCAGAAGGTCGCCTCAAAGAATGATGGATTGACGCCACTTGCCGTTGAAGGGCTGATCCGCATCGGAAACCGCAATGCTGTCGACGCACTCCAGGATCTGGCCGGGCATCCTTCCGCCTCCATCGCCACCATTGCTCGCGGCGGCTTGGGAATGATCCGGCACAACACAAAAGACGCATCCCTGAAGAAGGTCATCGATCGGTTCCTGGCCAATGAAGTTCGGCTCTAA
- a CDS encoding DUF3500 domain-containing protein, which produces MRSTILRILLAGACVAILGSAYARLSVQHQMSDAANHFLASLDEGQKAKATFKFEEDEREFFHFIPAEDVAKRYGRPRKGVAFLELNAPQRHLAQALIAAGLSQQGTVKANTIMSLDDVLRVMEKDTTGRRNSDKYFLSVFGTPSETGTWGFRFEGHHISLHFTFVDGKPAYSPTFFGSNPAEVKEGPRKGLRALPREEDLARDLVRALNPEQLKTALVAEKAPDDILTSADRVAALKGQPNGLAASKLTVKQKELLKNLVEEYANNFPEELAQSRKAQFAKLANQTYFAWAGGTEKGAPHYYRVSTPEYLIEYDCTQNGANHIHAMWRDLNNDFGRDLMKEHYKKSH; this is translated from the coding sequence GTGCGATCTACGATTCTTCGGATTCTTCTTGCCGGCGCCTGTGTCGCCATTCTTGGTTCTGCTTACGCCCGCTTGAGCGTGCAACATCAGATGTCCGATGCGGCGAATCATTTTCTTGCCTCGCTCGATGAGGGACAGAAGGCCAAGGCGACCTTCAAGTTTGAAGAGGATGAGCGGGAATTCTTCCACTTCATTCCGGCGGAAGATGTCGCCAAGCGCTATGGCCGTCCGCGCAAGGGCGTTGCCTTTCTCGAGCTGAATGCGCCGCAACGGCATCTGGCCCAGGCCTTGATTGCAGCCGGCCTCTCCCAGCAGGGTACGGTGAAGGCCAACACAATCATGAGTCTGGACGATGTTCTCCGCGTAATGGAGAAAGACACGACGGGACGGCGGAATTCGGATAAGTACTTCCTGTCTGTGTTTGGAACTCCTTCGGAGACCGGGACCTGGGGCTTCCGCTTTGAGGGGCACCATATCAGCCTCCACTTCACCTTTGTCGATGGAAAGCCTGCCTATAGCCCGACCTTCTTTGGATCGAATCCGGCTGAGGTGAAGGAAGGCCCACGCAAGGGTTTGCGTGCCCTGCCCCGCGAAGAAGATCTGGCTCGCGATCTGGTGCGCGCTCTCAACCCGGAACAGTTGAAGACCGCACTGGTTGCCGAGAAGGCGCCGGACGATATTCTGACCAGCGCCGACCGCGTCGCGGCACTGAAGGGACAGCCGAATGGTCTGGCCGCCAGCAAGCTGACTGTGAAGCAGAAGGAATTGTTGAAGAACCTGGTGGAGGAGTACGCGAACAACTTCCCCGAGGAGTTAGCCCAGTCGCGCAAGGCACAGTTTGCCAAGCTCGCCAACCAGACCTACTTTGCCTGGGCAGGCGGTACGGAAAAGGGCGCGCCGCACTATTATCGCGTGTCGACACCGGAGTACCTGATCGAGTATGACTGCACCCAAAACGGGGCAAATCATATCCATGCGATGTGGCGCGATTTGAACAATGACTTCGGCCGGGATTTGATGAAGGAACATTACAAAAAATCTCACTAA
- a CDS encoding M23 family metallopeptidase — MQQPYFILVVAHSLHGRLRRIHVPYSVCYGILALALLGTISLAGIAASYARMFWKVSNYNTLRSEIDTIRTRYLRLQREHDEGKQQLATLQVLASEITVAYGIKRELAAKEPLSLEAKLVPTLHESIEDYNFLRNINFTSAMRNSYQTGSPIRSGIGLEDRPSLWPVQGKLTSFFGQRTDPFNGMGAFHSGLDISVPIGTPVVATAGGQVKFADTFSGYGRLLVLAHGNGMETYYGHMSRFNVIIGQRISRGEVVGWSGQTGRATSPHVHYEVRLSGSPVNPYTYLKSQSLLAEASKQEKKKELPF, encoded by the coding sequence ATGCAGCAACCCTACTTCATCCTCGTGGTCGCGCATTCCCTGCACGGCCGGCTTAGGCGCATTCATGTGCCTTACAGCGTTTGCTACGGCATTCTCGCGCTGGCGCTACTTGGAACGATCAGCCTTGCCGGCATTGCCGCATCCTATGCGCGTATGTTCTGGAAGGTCAGCAACTACAACACCTTACGCTCTGAAATCGATACGATCCGGACCCGCTATCTGCGGCTCCAGCGCGAACATGACGAGGGCAAGCAGCAGCTTGCGACGCTCCAGGTGTTGGCCAGCGAGATCACAGTGGCCTATGGCATCAAGCGGGAACTGGCGGCGAAAGAGCCGCTGAGTCTTGAGGCGAAGCTAGTGCCGACCCTGCATGAATCGATCGAAGACTACAACTTCCTGCGCAATATCAACTTCACCTCGGCGATGCGCAATAGCTACCAGACAGGGAGCCCGATCCGCTCTGGCATCGGTCTCGAAGACCGGCCGAGTCTGTGGCCTGTGCAGGGGAAGTTGACGAGCTTCTTTGGGCAGCGCACGGACCCGTTCAACGGCATGGGTGCGTTTCATTCCGGCCTTGATATTTCGGTGCCTATAGGAACGCCGGTAGTTGCTACCGCCGGGGGACAGGTGAAGTTTGCCGATACCTTCTCGGGCTATGGACGGTTGCTGGTGCTGGCGCACGGCAATGGGATGGAGACCTATTACGGCCATATGTCGCGCTTCAATGTGATCATTGGACAGCGGATTTCACGCGGAGAAGTGGTGGGCTGGTCGGGACAAACGGGCCGGGCGACTTCGCCGCATGTGCATTATGAAGTGCGGCTTTCGGGATCTCCGGTGAACCCTTATACCTATCTGAAATCGCAATCCTTACTCGCCGAAGCCTCCAAGCAAGAGAAGAAAAAGGAACTCCCTTTCTAA
- a CDS encoding helix-turn-helix domain-containing protein encodes MDLSCQPTAALRPYIKSFWYSNRRVSTHLRELALPTGEMSLTIHLGGDPIRIFNGDQTHTFRHSVLWGAQSHYVVRDSSRLGPVLGVQFQPGGASAFLEIEHLTDSHTTHESLAPREQLLDCNTPIAAIQLLERHFLARSLRPLHPAIEHAIAALARGPKLTTIQSLERETGYSPKRFIHLFAQSTGLTPKRFSRIQRFQRVLKQIAAGQAIEWAQVALDSGYCDQSHLNRDFLHFAGITPTQYRPLRPDWHNHVAILS; translated from the coding sequence ATGGATCTTAGCTGCCAGCCCACTGCCGCGCTCCGTCCCTACATTAAATCCTTCTGGTACTCAAATCGCCGCGTCTCCACGCATCTGCGGGAGCTCGCTCTGCCCACGGGCGAAATGTCGCTCACCATCCACCTGGGAGGCGATCCCATCCGTATCTTCAATGGCGATCAGACCCACACCTTCCGCCACTCCGTCCTCTGGGGTGCCCAATCGCACTACGTTGTCCGCGATAGCTCTCGTCTGGGTCCTGTGCTCGGTGTGCAGTTCCAACCCGGTGGCGCCTCGGCCTTTCTCGAGATCGAACACCTCACCGATTCGCACACCACCCACGAATCCCTCGCCCCGCGCGAGCAGCTTCTTGATTGCAATACCCCCATCGCCGCGATCCAGCTTTTAGAGCGCCACTTCCTCGCCCGATCCCTCAGGCCCCTCCACCCCGCAATTGAGCACGCAATCGCGGCACTGGCACGTGGCCCAAAGCTCACCACCATCCAGTCTCTCGAACGCGAAACCGGCTACAGCCCCAAGCGCTTCATCCACCTCTTTGCGCAATCCACCGGGCTCACCCCCAAACGCTTCAGCCGCATCCAACGCTTCCAGCGCGTCCTCAAGCAAATCGCCGCGGGCCAAGCGATCGAATGGGCGCAAGTCGCCCTCGACTCCGGTTATTGCGACCAATCTCACCTCAATCGCGACTTCCTCCACTTCGCCGGCATCACGCCCACGCAATACCGGCCGCTGCGGCCAGACTGGCACAACCACGTCGCGATCTTGTCCTAG
- a CDS encoding 3'-5' exonuclease — protein sequence MQSMIVRELSETQRLAVDAWQRPVLVTAPVGTGKTMALAERAAAAIAGGVSPERMLCLSFTNRAAREVGERLQNRVQCATFHALCSTILRGEAESLGLPGDFVIYDEEDATELCGRLAKKFELEVPQMSNRVRFAIWQALSAARMAKYEQREPRKAKDVFAEELLKSGIWPAYRMPELNYAAMVTEYVALLRESHAVDFTDLVLGVVTRWEENPESLAFWQRKYEWIQVDEVQDTSRAEYRILDALGREHRQLSFFGDVDQTIYEWRGSAPTEILQAYQRDYAPLVIHFVENFRSTKRILEACERVIVSHPQALTTRIVPMVAAEGEPVLVKKFGSAQEEYAWIADSIRGFQESDAKRWSDFAVLVRTNFTARDVSEALEQRQIPHVRVEEEKFFQRAEIKTAIAHLRILRNSYEANALHRFLQTPPKGIGEMTLQKLAALPKQAGLRLGDLLRPETFRNGEPFGALLRLDTVVMDTETTGLDVESDEVVELAALKGGVEFYRLIRPSSAEHWRRLEETSRIHGVTRERVEAEGMDAATAYADFAAFVKGCVVVGHNLEAYDWPLLLRHSGLDFEIAGTADTLDISRRMLRLPRYKLESIVEALGLPKREAHRAMEDVRMTVDVLEVLQGKLRGSVSERMDVVAVLEKRFVELADQVSEWRKRCRRQTPLESLDMVLREGMIREHFSREENSEERLEHIEELRRIVGRTTTLDQALELASLGLDLERQLGEDDRVRILTVHQAKGLEFDTIFVAKTVDGEYPSWRSIREGRLDEEHRLFYVAVSRARRRLCVSWQMRDASGRAQSASRYLAHLS from the coding sequence ATGCAATCGATGATCGTTCGTGAGTTGAGTGAAACGCAGCGCCTGGCTGTCGATGCCTGGCAGCGTCCCGTGCTGGTAACCGCGCCAGTGGGGACCGGCAAAACGATGGCGCTGGCCGAGAGAGCTGCCGCCGCTATTGCCGGTGGGGTGAGCCCGGAGCGCATGCTGTGCCTGAGCTTTACGAACCGTGCGGCACGCGAGGTGGGGGAGCGGCTGCAGAATCGGGTGCAGTGCGCGACCTTTCATGCGCTTTGTTCGACGATCCTGCGGGGGGAGGCGGAATCGCTAGGCTTGCCGGGGGACTTTGTCATCTATGACGAAGAGGATGCGACCGAACTTTGTGGACGTCTGGCGAAGAAGTTTGAACTCGAAGTGCCGCAGATGTCGAACCGCGTTCGTTTTGCGATCTGGCAGGCGCTGAGTGCGGCCCGGATGGCGAAGTATGAGCAGCGCGAGCCTCGCAAGGCGAAGGATGTGTTTGCTGAGGAGTTGCTCAAGAGCGGCATCTGGCCTGCTTATCGCATGCCGGAGCTGAACTATGCGGCGATGGTGACCGAGTATGTCGCACTACTGCGCGAAAGCCATGCGGTGGACTTTACGGACCTGGTGCTGGGAGTGGTGACGCGCTGGGAGGAGAATCCGGAGAGTCTGGCCTTTTGGCAGCGCAAGTATGAATGGATCCAGGTGGACGAGGTGCAGGACACGTCTCGTGCGGAGTATCGGATTCTCGATGCCTTGGGCCGCGAGCATCGGCAGCTCAGTTTCTTTGGGGATGTCGATCAGACCATTTATGAGTGGCGGGGTTCTGCTCCGACTGAGATTCTGCAGGCTTATCAGCGCGATTACGCGCCGTTGGTGATTCATTTTGTCGAGAACTTTCGCTCGACGAAGCGGATTCTGGAGGCTTGTGAGCGGGTGATTGTGTCGCATCCGCAAGCGCTGACGACGCGCATCGTGCCGATGGTGGCTGCCGAGGGCGAGCCGGTGCTGGTGAAGAAGTTTGGCAGCGCGCAAGAAGAGTATGCCTGGATTGCCGATTCGATTCGCGGCTTTCAAGAAAGCGATGCAAAGCGGTGGAGCGATTTTGCGGTGCTGGTGCGGACGAACTTTACGGCGCGGGATGTCTCTGAGGCGCTGGAGCAGCGGCAGATTCCGCATGTGCGTGTGGAGGAGGAGAAGTTCTTCCAGCGGGCGGAGATCAAGACAGCGATTGCGCATTTGCGGATTCTGCGGAATTCGTATGAGGCGAATGCGCTGCATCGCTTTTTGCAGACGCCACCGAAAGGGATTGGTGAGATGACGCTACAAAAGCTGGCCGCCTTGCCCAAGCAGGCGGGCTTGCGTCTGGGAGACCTGTTGCGGCCCGAGACTTTCCGGAATGGCGAGCCGTTTGGGGCCTTATTGCGCCTGGATACGGTGGTGATGGATACGGAGACGACGGGGCTCGATGTCGAAAGCGATGAGGTGGTGGAGCTGGCGGCGCTGAAGGGAGGCGTTGAGTTTTACCGGCTGATCCGGCCTTCGAGCGCGGAGCATTGGAGGCGCCTCGAGGAGACTTCGCGGATTCATGGCGTGACGCGGGAGCGTGTGGAAGCCGAAGGGATGGACGCGGCGACGGCCTATGCGGATTTTGCTGCCTTTGTGAAGGGTTGCGTCGTGGTGGGCCATAACCTCGAGGCTTATGACTGGCCGCTGCTGCTGCGGCATAGCGGGCTTGATTTTGAGATTGCAGGCACCGCCGATACGCTCGACATCAGTCGGCGGATGTTGCGCTTGCCGCGCTACAAGCTGGAGAGCATTGTCGAGGCGTTGGGCTTGCCGAAGCGCGAGGCGCATCGGGCGATGGAGGATGTGCGGATGACCGTCGATGTGCTGGAGGTGTTGCAGGGCAAGCTGCGGGGGAGCGTCTCCGAACGCATGGATGTCGTTGCGGTGCTCGAGAAGCGCTTTGTGGAGCTGGCCGATCAGGTGTCAGAGTGGCGGAAGCGTTGCCGCAGACAGACGCCGCTTGAGAGTCTTGATATGGTGCTGCGTGAAGGGATGATTCGAGAGCATTTTAGCCGCGAAGAGAATAGCGAAGAGCGGTTGGAGCATATCGAAGAATTACGCCGGATTGTAGGGCGAACTACAACGCTGGACCAGGCGCTGGAGCTGGCCTCGCTGGGTCTCGATCTCGAACGGCAGTTGGGGGAGGATGACCGGGTTCGGATTCTGACGGTGCACCAGGCGAAGGGCCTCGAATTTGACACGATCTTTGTCGCCAAGACCGTCGATGGCGAGTATCCGAGTTGGCGGAGCATTCGCGAGGGACGTCTCGACGAGGAGCATCGGCTGTTCTATGTCGCGGTGAGCCGGGCCCGGCGGCGGCTTTGCGTTAGTTGGCAGATGCGGGATGCGAGCGGGAGAGCGCAGAGTGCGAGCCGGTATTTGGCGCATTTGAGCTAG
- a CDS encoding YcxB family protein, which translates to MIGSPEEDGMIDTASIEASIQLEFHDFLRFQYFHTLRRLWIGLILLLLLLVGLILLLALTWISSPREIFTNVFSNFGQMLFFAGLGIFSLLGGPYIHARRMMRTTPELQEMTAFRISPELIQTRSATTRMECQWERVHFVQETASFFLLYFAPQIATILPKRAFHSQQEVQQFRELVLAQLGQKKFRKPGVVGRWC; encoded by the coding sequence TTGATCGGCTCTCCTGAGGAGGATGGAATGATAGACACAGCATCGATTGAAGCGAGCATTCAATTAGAGTTTCATGATTTTTTGCGATTTCAGTACTTCCATACGCTCAGGCGGCTCTGGATCGGGCTCATTCTCCTTTTGCTCCTTCTGGTTGGTCTCATTCTGCTACTCGCCTTGACTTGGATTAGTTCCCCCAGGGAGATTTTTACAAACGTCTTTTCCAATTTTGGTCAGATGTTGTTTTTTGCTGGATTAGGGATCTTTTCGCTCCTTGGAGGACCTTACATCCACGCGCGTCGGATGATGCGGACAACTCCAGAGCTCCAGGAAATGACTGCGTTCCGAATTTCACCTGAACTGATCCAGACACGCAGCGCAACAACACGTATGGAATGCCAATGGGAGCGTGTCCACTTTGTGCAGGAGACGGCTAGCTTTTTCCTACTCTACTTTGCACCACAGATCGCGACAATCCTACCCAAACGGGCGTTTCATAGCCAGCAAGAGGTTCAGCAATTTCGAGAACTGGTCCTGGCGCAATTGGGACAGAAGAAGTTTCGCAAGCCAGGCGTAGTGGGACGGTGGTGTTAG
- a CDS encoding VOC family protein → MKVLEVFPYLRAHDANAALDFYKRAFGAVEGMRLTEPNGRIGHAEFQIGPTTLMLSDEYPEYQILGPLKLGGVGMAVHLHTDDVDALTQQALDAGATLLMPLQNQFYGERSSKVRDPFGHEWLLGQHIEDVTPEEMQRRFNEMTKS, encoded by the coding sequence ATGAAAGTCCTTGAGGTCTTCCCCTATCTCCGTGCCCATGATGCGAATGCGGCTCTTGATTTCTACAAACGCGCCTTCGGAGCTGTCGAAGGTATGCGCCTGACAGAGCCCAACGGCCGCATCGGCCACGCCGAGTTCCAGATTGGTCCCACCACGCTGATGCTCTCCGACGAATATCCCGAGTACCAGATCTTGGGCCCTCTCAAGCTCGGTGGTGTTGGCATGGCTGTTCACCTCCACACCGATGATGTCGACGCGCTCACCCAGCAAGCTCTCGACGCCGGCGCCACGCTGCTCATGCCCCTCCAGAACCAGTTCTATGGAGAGCGCAGTTCAAAAGTGCGTGATCCCTTCGGCCACGAATGGCTGCTCGGCCAGCACATCGAAGACGTCACTCCGGAAGAAATGCAGCGCCGCTTCAACGAAATGACGAAGTCCTAG